In Thermosynechococcus sichuanensis E542, a single genomic region encodes these proteins:
- a CDS encoding metallophosphoesterase family protein produces the protein MGDRAACSADNRVVLIGDVHGHYEGLCRLLDLISPTEGDRLYFLGDLVDRGPSSASVVELVRQWGYGAVRGNHEDMMLLTFEGKQINPTRLFVWCNSGGDETLASYTSSDLLWEHLDWLHTVPLYQDLGDVFIVHAGLDPHLPLKQQTSRECCWIREPFLSHPKPYFADKTIVVGHTITFTFPGAEAGQIVRGAGWLGIETSAYHRRSGWLTALDWTNQWVYQVNVLYGGTRQGELAQFRMDVGDVSYSTN, from the coding sequence GTGGGCGATCGCGCAGCGTGTTCGGCGGACAATCGTGTTGTCCTGATTGGGGATGTCCACGGCCACTATGAAGGTTTGTGCCGCTTGCTGGATCTGATTTCACCGACAGAGGGCGATCGCCTTTACTTCCTAGGTGACCTCGTGGATCGAGGGCCGAGTAGCGCCTCCGTTGTAGAACTAGTGCGCCAGTGGGGCTATGGTGCTGTGCGGGGCAACCACGAAGACATGATGCTCCTCACCTTTGAGGGCAAACAAATTAACCCCACTAGGCTCTTTGTCTGGTGTAATAGTGGTGGCGATGAAACCCTTGCCAGCTACACTTCTAGTGATTTGCTTTGGGAGCACCTCGACTGGCTGCACACGGTGCCCCTCTATCAAGATTTAGGGGATGTGTTTATTGTGCATGCGGGTCTTGATCCCCATCTGCCTCTAAAACAGCAAACCAGCCGCGAATGTTGCTGGATCCGTGAGCCGTTTTTAAGCCATCCTAAACCCTATTTTGCTGATAAAACGATTGTGGTGGGTCACACGATTACATTTACGTTTCCCGGGGCTGAAGCAGGACAAATTGTGCGCGGTGCCGGCTGGTTAGGGATTGAAACTAGTGCCTACCATCGCCGCAGTGGTTGGTTGACGGCGCTCGACTGGACAAATCAATGGGTGTATCAAGTGAATGTACTCTACGGCGGTACCCGTCAAGGAGAACTAGCTCAATTTCGCATGGATGTAGGGGATGTCTCCTACAGTACAAACTAG
- the lspA gene encoding signal peptidase II, translating into MNSRRFKIKNPLFWWAAGLALISDRLTKAWIVATYALTIPPQTTPIIPGVFHITYVTNTGAAFSLFANGSVWLRWLSLIVSLGLITWAVMGPRLDRWQQAGYGCLLGGALGNGIDRFLTGEVVDFLDFRLIQFPVFNVADIAINIGIICLLWSAWRQR; encoded by the coding sequence ATGAATAGTCGGCGCTTCAAGATCAAGAACCCCCTCTTTTGGTGGGCGGCTGGCCTCGCCCTCATCAGCGATCGCCTGACCAAAGCATGGATTGTGGCCACCTATGCCCTCACCATTCCACCGCAAACAACGCCCATTATCCCCGGCGTCTTTCACATTACCTACGTTACAAATACTGGAGCGGCCTTTAGCCTCTTTGCCAATGGCAGTGTCTGGTTGCGTTGGCTCTCTCTTATTGTTAGCTTAGGTCTAATCACTTGGGCTGTGATGGGTCCACGCTTAGATCGCTGGCAGCAGGCGGGCTATGGTTGTTTATTGGGTGGCGCCTTGGGCAATGGCATTGATCGCTTTCTCACGGGCGAGGTGGTTGACTTCTTGGATTTTCGCTTGATTCAATTTCCCGTCTTTAATGTGGCGGACATTGCCATCAATATCGGTATTATTTGTCTTTTGTGGTCGGCGTGGCGCCAGCGCTAG
- a CDS encoding DUF3370 domain-containing protein — protein sequence MLAPILVAQAALATPPQHSSTVVQEYSPRSNVVVQANAVPLNVPPPEVPSPPAAAAYVTPTNFAYFPQDIRPLPGQLDDVPVFNSNSPEMVRSEGILLSTFPPHGKWQPAAHLNYPLEGRFDVFAHHITQSNRAVSTPTLYLGLLAYNPTDRYVTVRFHQAASFLSTPDAPFRNLPAILDNPTGFVFSGPGSRVTNQVLRGVRQTFFPSQVTIPPREARMLANLPLPLPTQFPNAVLNRVRAEFMLNADGTVGPKLPLIPDTNPFGEVSSSNGRSTLMYLESSGPIYLAQMSMFARMNEQGTERAPTLEEWWAMLHRGQLVTPRDIPPTPPNSSQFGRFFYGRVAGVSQGSRWQATLTDGQGTALNIPAPGRAISYGISTLHRGTLGTGQIQSAPMLVRYPDTAYYAHGNYGVHYSLTLPLVNNTRQLQSVVLTLQTPVKQDHRSVILQFLEPPAPQVFFRGTVRVRFVDDLGQRRERYVHLVQRRGQRGEPLVTLNMRPGEKREVTVDLLYPPDATPPQVLTVATLLGPSYENTTQVPAAPNSLSLSPVTTP from the coding sequence ATGCTTGCTCCCATTCTTGTGGCACAAGCCGCTCTAGCAACTCCACCCCAACATTCATCCACCGTTGTACAGGAATATTCGCCTCGCTCGAATGTTGTTGTTCAGGCCAATGCGGTACCCCTCAACGTTCCACCTCCTGAAGTCCCTTCACCCCCCGCTGCCGCGGCCTACGTCACACCCACCAATTTCGCTTATTTTCCCCAAGACATTCGGCCGCTCCCCGGCCAATTAGATGATGTGCCAGTCTTTAACAGCAACAGTCCAGAGATGGTGCGCTCTGAGGGGATTCTCCTCTCCACCTTTCCACCCCACGGGAAATGGCAACCAGCGGCTCACCTCAACTATCCCCTAGAGGGGCGCTTTGATGTCTTTGCCCACCACATTACCCAATCCAATCGGGCGGTAAGTACGCCAACCCTCTATTTGGGGCTGCTGGCCTATAACCCAACAGATCGCTATGTCACGGTGAGATTTCATCAAGCCGCTAGTTTTCTGAGTACGCCAGATGCTCCTTTTCGCAATTTACCTGCCATACTTGATAACCCCACCGGCTTCGTCTTTTCAGGGCCTGGAAGTCGAGTTACGAATCAAGTGCTGCGGGGAGTACGGCAGACCTTCTTTCCCTCACAGGTGACCATTCCCCCTCGCGAAGCACGGATGTTGGCTAATTTGCCACTACCCTTGCCCACTCAATTTCCCAATGCAGTATTGAACCGAGTGCGGGCAGAGTTTATGCTCAATGCCGATGGCACGGTCGGCCCAAAGTTGCCCTTAATTCCAGATACAAATCCCTTTGGTGAGGTCTCCTCCTCCAATGGCCGCTCCACCCTAATGTATTTAGAAAGTAGCGGTCCGATTTACTTAGCGCAAATGTCAATGTTTGCCCGTATGAACGAGCAGGGGACCGAACGGGCGCCAACGTTAGAGGAATGGTGGGCAATGCTCCATCGCGGTCAACTGGTTACCCCCCGCGACATTCCACCCACGCCTCCCAACAGTAGTCAGTTTGGTCGCTTCTTCTATGGCCGTGTGGCCGGTGTCAGTCAAGGCTCTCGCTGGCAAGCCACGCTCACTGATGGTCAAGGCACGGCTCTCAATATCCCAGCTCCCGGACGAGCCATTTCCTATGGGATTAGTACGCTCCACCGAGGTACCCTTGGCACCGGTCAAATTCAAAGTGCGCCGATGTTAGTGCGCTATCCCGACACTGCCTACTACGCCCATGGCAACTATGGGGTTCACTATAGTTTGACTCTGCCTCTGGTTAATAATACCCGTCAACTTCAGTCAGTGGTGCTAACGCTGCAAACCCCTGTCAAGCAAGATCACCGCAGTGTCATCCTCCAATTTTTGGAACCGCCTGCTCCCCAAGTGTTTTTCCGAGGAACGGTGCGTGTGCGTTTTGTGGATGACTTAGGACAGAGGCGAGAGCGCTATGTCCATTTGGTGCAGCGGCGTGGTCAGCGGGGAGAACCGTTAGTCACATTAAATATGCGTCCAGGGGAAAAACGGGAGGTCACTGTGGATTTACTTTACCCACCTGATGCCACCCCACCCCAAGTGTTAACGGTGGCAACATTGCTTGGCCCTAGTTATGAAAACACCACCCAAGTGCCAGCCGCTCCCAATTCTCTCTCGCTCTCACCTGTAACCACACCCTAG
- the guaA gene encoding glutamine-hydrolyzing GMP synthase encodes MTHSTLHQPATAADQGLQRQLIVILDFGSQYSELIARRIRETQVYSEVISYRTTAEQLAQLAPKGIILSGGPNSVYDENAPQCDPAIWNLGIPILGVCYGMQLMVQQLGGTVERATAGEYGKAALFIDDPTDLLTNVEQETIMWMSHGDSVTALPPGFRVLAHTHNTPMAAIAHPERKLYGVQFHPEVVHSVGGIALIRNFVYHICDCEPTWTTAAFVEEAIREVRAKVGDKRVLLALSGGVDSSTLAFLLHRAIGDQLTCMFIDQGFMRKGEPERLLKLFQEQFHIKVEYVNARDRFLAQLVGVTDPEEKRKRIGHEFIRVFEEESQRLGPFDYLAQGTLYPDVIESANTNIDPQTGERVAVKIKSHHNVGGLPENLRFKLVEPLRKLFKDEVRQVGRSLGLPEEIVRRHPFPGPGLAIRILGEVTPERLEILRDADLIVRQEINRAEMYHDFWQAFAVLLPIRTVGVMGDQRTYAYPVVLRFVTSEDGMTADWARVPYDLLERISNRIVNEVPGVNRVVYDITSKPPGTIEWE; translated from the coding sequence TTGACTCACTCCACCCTCCACCAACCCGCCACAGCCGCCGACCAAGGCCTACAACGCCAACTGATTGTCATTCTCGATTTTGGGTCGCAGTACTCCGAACTCATTGCCCGCCGCATTCGTGAGACCCAAGTCTATTCCGAGGTCATTTCCTACCGCACTACTGCTGAGCAACTTGCCCAATTGGCACCCAAGGGCATTATTCTCTCTGGTGGCCCCAACTCTGTCTATGACGAAAATGCTCCCCAATGCGATCCAGCGATTTGGAATCTCGGGATTCCCATCCTTGGCGTTTGCTACGGCATGCAACTGATGGTGCAACAGTTGGGGGGAACTGTCGAGCGAGCTACCGCTGGGGAGTATGGCAAGGCAGCGCTTTTTATTGACGATCCCACAGATCTGCTCACCAATGTTGAGCAGGAAACGATTATGTGGATGAGTCATGGCGATAGTGTCACGGCGTTGCCCCCCGGTTTTCGCGTCTTGGCCCATACCCACAATACGCCAATGGCAGCGATCGCCCATCCCGAGCGGAAACTCTATGGCGTTCAGTTCCACCCAGAGGTGGTGCATTCCGTGGGGGGCATTGCCCTGATCCGCAACTTTGTCTATCACATCTGTGATTGTGAACCCACTTGGACTACCGCTGCCTTTGTCGAAGAAGCCATCCGTGAAGTGCGGGCCAAAGTGGGGGACAAACGGGTACTCCTTGCCCTATCGGGGGGAGTGGATTCCTCAACGCTAGCCTTTTTGCTCCACCGCGCCATTGGCGATCAACTCACCTGTATGTTCATTGACCAAGGGTTCATGCGCAAAGGGGAACCGGAGCGACTCCTCAAGCTCTTTCAGGAGCAGTTTCACATCAAGGTGGAGTATGTCAATGCCCGCGATCGCTTCCTTGCCCAACTGGTGGGGGTCACCGACCCCGAAGAAAAGCGCAAACGCATTGGCCATGAATTTATCCGCGTCTTTGAGGAAGAGTCACAGCGGTTAGGGCCTTTTGACTACCTTGCTCAGGGCACGCTGTATCCCGATGTCATTGAATCGGCGAATACCAACATTGACCCGCAAACCGGCGAGCGCGTAGCGGTGAAAATTAAGAGCCACCACAATGTGGGCGGCCTGCCAGAGAACCTGCGTTTTAAGCTGGTGGAACCCCTGCGTAAGCTCTTTAAGGATGAAGTGCGCCAAGTGGGGCGATCGCTGGGGCTACCTGAAGAAATTGTGCGGCGGCATCCCTTTCCTGGCCCTGGTTTAGCGATTCGGATTCTGGGGGAAGTGACCCCGGAGCGCCTAGAGATTCTGCGGGATGCAGATCTGATCGTGCGGCAGGAAATTAACCGCGCCGAAATGTACCACGACTTTTGGCAAGCCTTTGCGGTGCTGCTGCCAATTCGCACGGTGGGGGTCATGGGGGATCAGCGTACCTATGCCTATCCAGTGGTGCTGCGGTTTGTCACCAGTGAAGATGGCATGACCGCCGACTGGGCACGGGTGCCCTACGATCTCCTCGAGCGCATTTCCAACCGCATTGTCAATGAGGTACCGGGGGTGAATCGGGTGGTCTATGACATTACTTCCAAGCCACCGGGAACCATTGAGTGGGAATAA
- a CDS encoding NYN domain-containing protein: MKPELWFVAPVSAIALGGIATLIQPQQPLATLLGSGIGALAGAPLIEKNQRRSDRLLRDIHTFLSSSPETTELKALLLRELEQQRRQLTDLEQHLHQALPEALHPIRHEIAQTLQTLKDNLRDTSPLTAQQLEPLIETLHAQSVALQTIQTLLQRPQPPATTLKTAVLYDIENLVFNQGQRLDPARVNELVSLDKILEAIQATIDLGEIAIKRAYGNWQNQILQALNAQLERSQIERIGVYGRNHNQRNAADIQLALDAIDLAYQHPDINTFVLISGDGGFGSIALRLRDYGKTVIGCAYRNAASDSFQRVCHQFIFLENPFLHSAPATNGTNGTPPPRQPNAEHRTSPSSPRRLPIEPLNYEQIPPGAIQQRETEKLLELFSYYTTDATKRRELAKGIVFNTVFQEIRSVVPQLDPLRFGFCKPSEFVAYLTTQHQLQIGVAVNGQLGRTILCWRNNLPECYTLRTSSPQTIHTASIYRGIFPDEVAADFLLTQVGHWLIAHRPRNAPFERTINAILEHTRRQEHRIGQQGIKRAIANYIKAGILTRTANTLTLNPTIKDFSSLVIELQTRFRQVVEERLSKIGETINEQVFAQAVPLRPLRLPTQKTEKRPESQS, translated from the coding sequence ATGAAGCCAGAGCTTTGGTTCGTTGCTCCCGTTAGCGCGATCGCCCTCGGTGGTATTGCCACACTGATTCAACCCCAACAACCCTTAGCAACCCTTTTAGGCAGTGGCATTGGTGCCCTTGCGGGTGCGCCCCTCATAGAAAAGAACCAACGCCGTAGCGATCGCCTCCTTCGAGACATTCACACCTTCCTCTCTTCCTCCCCAGAGACCACCGAACTCAAGGCACTTCTGCTGCGAGAACTGGAGCAACAACGGCGGCAACTCACTGACCTTGAACAGCACCTGCACCAAGCACTTCCTGAAGCCCTGCACCCGATTCGTCACGAGATAGCCCAAACGCTGCAAACCCTCAAGGACAATCTAAGGGACACTTCCCCGCTAACCGCCCAGCAACTGGAGCCCCTGATTGAAACTCTGCACGCCCAGAGTGTTGCTCTGCAAACTATTCAAACCCTACTCCAAAGACCCCAACCCCCAGCAACCACCCTAAAAACCGCTGTCCTCTACGACATTGAGAACTTAGTCTTTAACCAAGGGCAGCGACTGGATCCAGCCAGAGTCAATGAGCTGGTGTCCCTCGACAAGATTCTGGAGGCAATTCAGGCAACCATTGATCTGGGGGAAATTGCCATCAAGCGTGCCTATGGAAACTGGCAAAATCAAATTCTCCAAGCCCTCAATGCTCAACTGGAGCGATCGCAAATCGAGCGAATAGGGGTCTATGGTCGTAATCACAACCAGCGGAATGCAGCAGACATTCAACTTGCCCTTGATGCCATTGACCTAGCCTACCAACATCCCGATATCAATACCTTTGTGCTCATCTCCGGGGATGGTGGTTTTGGCTCCATTGCCCTGCGCCTACGGGACTACGGTAAAACCGTGATTGGCTGTGCCTACCGTAACGCCGCTAGTGATAGCTTTCAGCGGGTTTGCCACCAATTTATTTTCCTTGAGAATCCCTTCCTGCATTCTGCCCCCGCAACCAATGGCACAAACGGCACGCCTCCCCCACGTCAACCCAATGCTGAACATCGCACCTCACCATCCTCCCCCCGCCGACTGCCCATTGAGCCGCTGAACTATGAACAAATTCCTCCAGGAGCAATTCAACAACGGGAAACCGAAAAACTTTTGGAGCTATTCTCCTACTACACGACCGATGCAACAAAACGGCGAGAATTGGCTAAGGGAATTGTCTTTAATACAGTATTTCAAGAAATAAGATCTGTGGTACCCCAACTAGATCCGCTGCGATTTGGCTTTTGCAAGCCCTCTGAATTCGTGGCCTACTTGACCACACAACATCAGTTACAAATTGGCGTTGCAGTGAATGGTCAATTGGGCAGAACGATTCTCTGCTGGCGAAATAACCTACCAGAATGTTACACCCTGCGTACCTCCAGTCCCCAAACCATTCACACCGCCTCGATCTACCGTGGTATCTTTCCCGATGAAGTGGCGGCAGATTTTTTACTGACTCAGGTGGGACACTGGTTAATTGCCCATCGCCCCCGCAATGCCCCTTTTGAGAGAACAATCAACGCAATTCTTGAACACACTCGCAGACAGGAACACCGCATTGGTCAACAGGGCATTAAGCGGGCGATCGCCAACTATATCAAAGCTGGCATTCTCACCCGAACAGCAAACACCCTAACTCTTAATCCCACCATCAAGGACTTCTCTAGTTTAGTTATCGAGCTACAAACTCGTTTTCGCCAAGTTGTAGAAGAGCGCCTCAGCAAGATTGGCGAGACTATTAATGAGCAGGTCTTTGCCCAAGCGGTTCCCCTGCGCCCCTTGAGACTCCCGACGCAGAAGACAGAGAAGAGACCAGAATCCCAGTCCTAG
- a CDS encoding Mrp/NBP35 family ATP-binding protein, whose protein sequence is MSAPLTVESVLAVLRPVEDPELRRSLVELNMIRDVTIEDGTVRFTLVLTTPACPLREFIVEDCKKAVFTLPGVMDVQVAVTAETPQQKSLPDRTDVAGVKNIIAVSSGKGGVGKSTVAVNLALALAQAGAAVGIIDADIYGPNVPTMLGLEDAIVEVRKEARGDVLLPPVAHGLKVVSMAFLIDRDQPVIWRGPMLNGIIRQFLYQSDWGTLDYLIVDLPPGTGDAQLTLAQAVPMAGVVIVTTPQPVALGDARRGLRMFQQLGVTVLGLVENMSYFIPPDLPNRRYDIFGSGGGEALAAEMGVPLLGQVPLELPVREGGDLGQPILISDPQSASAQALRAIAQQVAARVSVAALSPVG, encoded by the coding sequence ATGAGTGCCCCCCTTACTGTTGAGTCTGTGTTGGCCGTTCTCCGCCCTGTGGAAGATCCCGAGTTACGGCGATCGCTGGTGGAGTTGAACATGATCCGTGATGTCACCATTGAGGATGGCACGGTTCGCTTTACGCTGGTGCTGACAACTCCCGCCTGCCCCCTACGGGAATTCATTGTCGAAGATTGCAAAAAAGCTGTCTTTACCCTGCCGGGGGTGATGGACGTGCAAGTGGCAGTTACTGCCGAAACACCCCAGCAAAAGAGCCTGCCGGATCGCACCGATGTAGCGGGGGTCAAGAACATTATTGCCGTCTCCAGTGGTAAAGGAGGGGTTGGCAAAAGTACCGTTGCGGTGAATTTAGCCCTTGCCCTTGCCCAAGCGGGCGCTGCCGTCGGCATTATTGATGCGGATATCTACGGCCCCAATGTCCCGACGATGCTGGGGCTAGAGGATGCCATTGTCGAAGTGCGCAAGGAAGCCAGAGGCGATGTCCTGTTACCCCCGGTAGCCCACGGCTTGAAAGTGGTCTCCATGGCCTTCCTAATTGATCGCGATCAGCCCGTCATTTGGCGCGGTCCTATGCTCAATGGCATTATTCGTCAATTTCTCTACCAAAGTGATTGGGGCACACTGGACTATCTGATTGTGGATTTGCCCCCCGGCACTGGGGATGCCCAACTCACACTGGCTCAAGCTGTGCCGATGGCCGGCGTGGTGATCGTCACAACGCCCCAACCCGTTGCCCTTGGGGATGCACGGCGGGGATTGCGGATGTTTCAGCAGTTAGGGGTTACTGTCCTTGGCCTAGTGGAAAATATGAGCTACTTTATTCCCCCAGATTTGCCCAATCGTCGCTATGACATTTTTGGCAGTGGGGGCGGTGAAGCCTTGGCAGCGGAGATGGGTGTACCCCTTTTAGGACAGGTGCCCTTGGAATTGCCCGTGCGGGAAGGAGGAGATTTGGGTCAACCGATTCTTATTAGTGATCCGCAGTCTGCTTCGGCTCAAGCCCTGCGGGCGATCGCCCAACAGGTGGCAGCACGGGTCTCGGTGGCTGCCCTTAGCCCTGTGGGATGA
- a CDS encoding response regulator transcription factor, whose amino-acid sequence MKPRILIIDDDPAIADVLAINLQMAGYEVTKSLDGMQGQALAVQLSPDLILLDLMLPQVDGFTICQRLRRDPRTQDIPILMLTALSQTHNKVEGFNAGADDYLTKPFELEEMLARVRALLRRADRIPATAGHCEILSYGPLTLIPERFEVSWFGKIIKLTRLEFELLHCLLQRHGQTVSPSEILKEVWGYDPDDDIETIRVHVRHLRTKLEPDPRSPRYIKTVYGAGYCLELPSHIEPPNAS is encoded by the coding sequence ATGAAGCCCCGCATCTTAATCATTGATGATGACCCTGCGATCGCTGACGTTTTGGCAATTAACCTGCAAATGGCGGGCTACGAGGTCACAAAGTCCTTAGATGGGATGCAAGGGCAAGCCCTCGCTGTACAACTCTCTCCCGATCTGATTCTCCTTGACCTGATGTTGCCCCAAGTGGATGGCTTCACCATTTGCCAACGTCTGCGGCGCGATCCGCGCACCCAAGATATTCCGATTTTGATGTTGACGGCTCTAAGCCAAACCCACAACAAGGTAGAGGGGTTTAATGCCGGTGCCGATGACTATCTCACCAAGCCCTTTGAATTGGAGGAAATGCTGGCACGGGTACGCGCTCTCTTGCGACGGGCAGATCGCATTCCGGCAACCGCAGGCCACTGCGAAATCCTCAGCTATGGCCCATTGACGCTCATACCCGAGCGATTTGAGGTTTCTTGGTTTGGCAAAATTATTAAGCTGACGCGCCTTGAATTTGAGCTGCTCCATTGCCTGCTGCAACGCCACGGCCAAACCGTTTCCCCCAGTGAAATTCTCAAGGAAGTCTGGGGTTACGACCCCGATGATGACATTGAAACCATCCGTGTCCATGTGCGTCACCTGCGGACTAAACTAGAACCGGATCCCCGCAGTCCTCGCTATATCAAAACCGTCTATGGTGCTGGCTACTGTTTAGAGCTGCCGAGTCATATTGAACCCCCCAATGCATCCTAG